One Weissella coleopterorum DNA segment encodes these proteins:
- a CDS encoding GGDEF domain-containing protein — MLNLLYNSTDIFSFMLMTLLISCFFTTGYVGYFNRLWNEIFIQNNDGTFLWKRVQIFLFGCGIGLYIHLATMLYFSGQIAMVFHNIALFLLVLPFLYLGGYNRMERLLQLMAAGYVWIGHHMGAMTVGVNMDQPPVIMALLITVILLVISQIPVVHDKILYHWQYSIVYFSLIAILFWGTLPAVSMGITMDLTTAIEAIIIFVTMNMVVMYLWFNGFKNTTPGQFEKSADYDALTKVHSFSFFQSESEKLFQTARNNNQPLGIIEWDIDRFKQVNDTFGHSAGNKILIEASGIVQKTLNEEMPTAKLFRTGGEEFTIMFPNNSIDDVLPTIKKAWDNVRKNNFFYEDTPIEVTISMGGTNLEENDTKFKTFYDRVDEYLYMSKRNGRNQITIDGEKIYSGEHRQQVVAMYAYFTQSLMQFTQRRFKQVSAELLLRSFDYSTGEWKIPEDININIETQLMLVQRLIDSKHLNRISINLELEQFSNSHVIDALLAFMEQQQELEQLNVEVSDIDKIKNWDFFAPTVQKLNDAHIRVVFNDINMIELTSELKQHLVVMNGIKLNLRSKAVEQADTIQMMKPWLKFCQDKNIRFTIDGIENNEDIQMARSFGVTYIQGFYFGIPELPVLS, encoded by the coding sequence ATGCTTAATCTTCTATACAACTCCACAGATATTTTCAGTTTTATGCTGATGACATTATTAATTTCATGTTTTTTTACAACCGGATATGTTGGCTACTTTAATCGGCTCTGGAATGAAATTTTTATTCAAAATAACGATGGAACCTTCTTATGGAAGAGGGTTCAAATCTTTTTATTCGGCTGTGGAATTGGCTTATACATCCATTTAGCAACAATGCTGTACTTTAGCGGTCAAATTGCAATGGTATTCCATAATATCGCGCTATTTCTACTTGTGTTACCTTTTCTCTATCTGGGTGGCTACAACCGAATGGAACGGCTACTCCAATTAATGGCAGCCGGTTATGTCTGGATCGGTCATCATATGGGCGCAATGACTGTCGGTGTTAATATGGATCAGCCACCGGTCATTATGGCTTTGTTGATCACCGTCATCCTTCTAGTCATTAGTCAAATTCCTGTGGTTCATGATAAAATTCTTTACCACTGGCAATATAGTATCGTCTATTTTAGTCTCATTGCGATTCTCTTTTGGGGCACACTTCCTGCCGTTTCCATGGGCATCACTATGGATCTTACAACAGCAATTGAGGCGATCATAATCTTTGTGACCATGAATATGGTTGTCATGTATCTATGGTTTAATGGATTTAAAAACACAACTCCTGGTCAATTTGAAAAATCTGCCGACTATGATGCATTAACGAAAGTACATTCCTTTTCATTTTTTCAAAGTGAGTCGGAAAAGCTTTTCCAAACCGCCCGAAACAATAATCAACCACTTGGTATTATCGAATGGGATATTGATCGTTTCAAGCAAGTGAATGATACCTTTGGTCATTCAGCTGGAAATAAAATATTAATTGAGGCCTCTGGCATCGTACAAAAAACTTTAAACGAAGAAATGCCAACAGCCAAACTCTTTCGTACTGGTGGGGAAGAATTCACCATTATGTTCCCTAACAATTCAATTGACGATGTTTTACCTACAATCAAAAAAGCTTGGGATAACGTCCGCAAAAATAATTTTTTCTATGAAGATACACCCATTGAAGTCACGATTTCAATGGGTGGAACAAATCTAGAAGAAAACGATACCAAATTTAAAACGTTTTACGATCGCGTTGACGAATATCTTTATATGAGTAAACGAAATGGGAGAAATCAAATCACCATTGATGGCGAGAAAATTTATTCCGGTGAACATCGTCAACAAGTAGTCGCTATGTACGCTTACTTCACTCAAAGTTTAATGCAATTTACTCAACGGCGTTTTAAGCAAGTTTCGGCTGAACTATTATTACGTTCCTTCGATTACAGTACCGGTGAATGGAAGATTCCAGAAGATATCAACATCAACATCGAAACTCAGCTAATGTTAGTTCAAAGACTAATTGATTCTAAACACTTGAATCGAATTAGTATCAATCTCGAATTAGAACAATTTTCTAATTCACACGTCATCGATGCCCTCTTAGCTTTCATGGAACAACAACAAGAATTGGAACAATTAAACGTCGAAGTATCCGATATTGATAAAATTAAAAATTGGGATTTCTTTGCTCCAACCGTTCAAAAGTTAAATGACGCTCATATTCGCGTCGTTTTCAATGATATCAATATGATCGAATTAACTTCAGAATTAAAACAGCATTTGGTTGTTATGAATGGAATTAAGCTCAACCTTCGTTCTAAAGCGGTAGAACAAGCTGATACCATTCAAATGATGAAGCCTTGGTTAAAGTTTTGCCAAGATAAAAATATCAGATTTACGATTGATGGAATTGAAAACAACGAAGACATCCAAATGGCACGCTCATTCGGTGTAACATACATTCAAGGATTCTATTTTGGTATTCCAGAACTTCCTGTTCTAAGTTAA